In Halorientalis sp. LT38, a genomic segment contains:
- a CDS encoding NTP transferase domain-containing protein, translating to MCGGRGTRLDAPVEKPLYEIAGRPMVDRVHDALAGSSIDSVVAATSPHAPATAAHLRERGAAVVETPGEGYVADLDDTLSTVEQPAVTCAADLPLLAPESVDAALAAYRSRSAPSLTVAVSAALKRRLGVSADTTFEENDRELAPSGLNVVGEGADGDVWVSEDARLAVNVNRLSDAAVADWLAPRLGGPKE from the coding sequence ATGTGTGGCGGTCGCGGGACGCGCCTGGACGCGCCCGTCGAGAAACCACTCTACGAGATCGCGGGGCGACCGATGGTCGACCGGGTCCACGACGCGCTGGCCGGGAGTTCGATCGATTCGGTCGTCGCAGCGACGTCTCCACACGCGCCCGCGACCGCGGCCCACCTCCGCGAGCGGGGCGCCGCCGTCGTCGAGACGCCCGGGGAGGGCTACGTCGCGGATCTCGACGACACGCTGTCGACCGTCGAGCAGCCAGCCGTCACCTGCGCGGCCGACCTCCCCCTGCTCGCGCCCGAATCAGTCGACGCCGCGCTTGCCGCGTATCGATCGCGATCGGCACCCTCGCTGACCGTCGCGGTGTCGGCGGCGCTGAAGCGCCGACTCGGCGTGAGTGCCGACACGACCTTCGAGGAGAACGACCGGGAACTGGCCCCCTCGGGGCTCAACGTCGTCGGCGAGGGGGCGGACGGCGACGTCTGGGTCAGCGAGGACGCGCGGCTGGCGGTCAACGTCAACCGCCTGTCGGACGCGGCGGTCGCCGACTGGCTGGCGCCACGACTCGGCGGGCCGAAGGAGTGA
- a CDS encoding double zinc ribbon domain-containing protein, whose translation MSKITFRADDELIERLEEFDASKSEVMREALRTYLDGADDDATSTDPTEESLDDLVAERVDAMIADRLETAFTPTRPQDINVNIALDGESASSDDVNVDRRKTTVEDDADASADEHTSCQQCGDELGPNHVYCPNCGEKAARRAFCECGDELRSDWAFCPGCGRRTPAADVLDRS comes from the coding sequence ATGAGTAAAATAACCTTCCGCGCGGACGACGAACTCATCGAGCGGCTCGAGGAGTTCGACGCGTCGAAGAGCGAGGTCATGCGGGAGGCCCTTCGGACGTACCTCGACGGGGCCGACGACGACGCGACGTCGACGGACCCCACCGAGGAGAGCCTCGACGACCTCGTGGCCGAGCGGGTCGACGCCATGATCGCGGACCGGCTGGAGACCGCGTTTACGCCGACCCGACCCCAGGATATCAACGTAAACATCGCTCTCGACGGCGAATCCGCGTCGTCCGACGACGTGAACGTCGACCGGCGTAAGACGACCGTCGAGGACGACGCGGACGCGAGCGCGGACGAACACACGTCGTGCCAGCAGTGCGGAGACGAGCTGGGACCGAACCACGTCTACTGCCCGAACTGCGGGGAGAAGGCGGCCCGGCGTGCGTTCTGTGAGTGCGGCGACGAACTGCGATCGGACTGGGCGTTCTGCCCCGGCTGCGGCCGCCGGACCCCGGCCGCCGACGTACTGGACCGATCGTAA
- a CDS encoding ribbon-helix-helix domain-containing protein, which produces MERVTLRIPKQQIEEVERMVDSGEYPNRSEAIRSAVRDMLNEQEDSRERSSEKRKRSWAKV; this is translated from the coding sequence ATGGAGCGTGTGACACTACGGATTCCGAAGCAGCAGATCGAAGAGGTCGAACGAATGGTCGATTCGGGCGAGTACCCGAACCGCAGCGAGGCCATCCGATCGGCCGTCCGCGACATGCTAAATGAACAAGAGGACAGCCGGGAGCGGTCCTCCGAGAAGCGCAAACGTTCCTGGGCCAAGGTGTAG
- a CDS encoding HalOD1 output domain-containing protein, producing the protein MTSPEDREVAYDAGTGTYRTSYDTATENPSIRVLEAVGAVRDAEPTALEPLDEYVDPDALDHVFGPTTDQSGVHGSLSFNYEGLLVVVHSDGEIELREQV; encoded by the coding sequence ATGACATCCCCTGAAGACAGGGAGGTTGCGTACGATGCCGGGACCGGCACGTACCGCACCTCCTACGACACGGCGACGGAGAACCCGAGTATTCGGGTCCTCGAAGCCGTCGGTGCGGTCAGAGACGCCGAACCGACGGCGCTCGAGCCACTCGACGAGTACGTCGATCCGGACGCCCTCGATCACGTCTTCGGACCGACGACCGACCAGTCGGGGGTCCACGGCTCGCTCTCTTTCAACTACGAAGGACTCCTCGTCGTCGTCCACAGCGACGGCGAGATCGAACTCCGCGAACAGGTCTGA
- a CDS encoding class I SAM-dependent methyltransferase, with protein MAEADWSVSSDAIVERPRRIRNHPLLSAVYDHHDALIGEHLPDGEFLEVAFGQYMHPEADVGLEAWPSNVRETDEPAIVGDARSLPVPDDSFDGIIGRRFLHHVPERDRHEIVRECERVLRPGGRLILLEGTPGLYRRVTKGMAFRLGVMDEDNDLYGHLSREELRDLLGQEFEIVADEPLGSPLMMACISESELSKYLFPVYERTQVVTWWTLIVGEVT; from the coding sequence ATGGCCGAAGCAGACTGGAGCGTCAGCTCCGACGCGATCGTCGAGCGACCGCGCCGCATCCGGAACCACCCCCTGCTGTCGGCGGTCTACGACCACCACGACGCCCTGATCGGAGAGCACCTCCCCGACGGCGAGTTCCTCGAAGTGGCCTTCGGCCAGTACATGCACCCCGAGGCCGACGTGGGACTCGAGGCCTGGCCCTCGAACGTCCGCGAGACGGACGAACCCGCGATCGTCGGGGACGCCCGGTCGCTGCCCGTCCCCGACGACTCCTTCGACGGGATCATCGGCCGCCGGTTCCTCCACCACGTCCCCGAACGGGATCGCCACGAGATCGTCCGGGAGTGCGAGCGCGTGCTCAGACCCGGCGGCAGGCTGATCCTCCTCGAAGGCACCCCCGGGCTCTACCGACGGGTGACCAAGGGGATGGCGTTCCGGCTCGGCGTCATGGACGAGGACAACGACCTCTACGGCCACCTGTCCAGGGAGGAACTTCGCGACCTGCTCGGGCAGGAGTTCGAGATCGTGGCCGACGAGCCGCTCGGGTCGCCACTGATGATGGCCTGCATCTCCGAGTCCGAACTATCGAAGTACCTGTTCCCCGTATACGAGCGCACACAGGTCGTCACCTGGTGGACGCTGATCGTCGGCGAGGTGACCTGA
- a CDS encoding HAD family hydrolase, with amino-acid sequence MAVSFDLFGTLVAVDRTADPAAAVGAALAERDVEVPPDWASAYRESHVDAPAGAEVPFPAHVNAALASRGVHAPGTAIRRAVVSAFDPEVETRPGAVDAVRAAADRGPVCVLSNCSLGELVSRVLIRSEISRDELDAIVTSAGCGWRKPDRRAFAEAAAQLDVPLASLWHVGDDPETDGRVVDRDGEGERGADAGPNQVLLADVPLTELPSYLEGRAWD; translated from the coding sequence GTGGCAGTATCGTTCGACCTCTTCGGGACGCTCGTCGCCGTCGACAGGACGGCCGACCCCGCGGCCGCAGTGGGCGCGGCGCTCGCTGAGCGCGACGTCGAGGTCCCGCCGGACTGGGCCAGCGCCTACCGGGAATCTCACGTCGACGCGCCCGCGGGCGCGGAGGTCCCGTTTCCGGCGCACGTCAACGCCGCCCTCGCCAGCCGCGGCGTCCACGCGCCGGGCACGGCGATCAGGCGGGCGGTCGTCTCCGCGTTCGATCCCGAGGTGGAGACCCGACCCGGCGCGGTCGACGCCGTCCGCGCCGCCGCGGATCGAGGGCCGGTCTGCGTCCTCTCGAACTGCAGCCTGGGGGAACTCGTCTCGCGCGTGCTCATCCGCTCCGAAATCTCACGCGACGAGCTCGACGCCATCGTCACGAGCGCCGGCTGTGGCTGGCGCAAACCCGACCGGCGCGCCTTCGCCGAGGCCGCTGCGCAACTGGACGTCCCCCTCGCGTCGCTCTGGCACGTCGGCGACGACCCGGAGACGGACGGGCGGGTCGTCGACCGCGACGGCGAGGGGGAGCGAGGGGCCGACGCCGGTCCGAACCAGGTCCTCCTCGCGGACGTCCCCCTCACCGAACTCCCGTCCTACCTGGAGGGTCGCGCGTGGGACTGA
- the cobS gene encoding adenosylcobinamide-GDP ribazoletransferase: MTQAGLGALGFLTRLPVGTDLRAWEAFRRTPATFVPVGYLVGAVAALPFFLPLPTATLAIAFPVLLVALTGINHADGVADVGDAAVVHSQGEDEIAARRRVLKDSAVGVGGTLALALVVAGLVVAGAALAGIPPVAALAVVVAAEVSAKFGMALLACLASAPADGLGAQLTQASGDRDLLLPALLALPAAFLGVPSPAAAVALLTGVLTVLALRGWADRNLGGVNGDVFGAANELARVVALHAGVIAWTLF, translated from the coding sequence CTGACCCAGGCGGGCCTCGGCGCGCTCGGATTCCTGACGCGGCTCCCGGTCGGGACGGACCTGCGGGCCTGGGAGGCCTTCCGTCGAACGCCGGCGACGTTCGTCCCGGTGGGCTACCTCGTCGGCGCGGTCGCTGCGCTCCCGTTCTTCCTCCCGCTGCCGACCGCGACGCTCGCGATCGCCTTTCCCGTACTGCTGGTCGCGCTCACCGGGATCAACCACGCCGACGGCGTCGCGGACGTCGGTGACGCGGCGGTCGTCCACAGTCAGGGAGAGGACGAGATCGCGGCGCGCCGACGGGTACTGAAAGACAGCGCCGTCGGGGTCGGCGGGACATTGGCGCTCGCACTGGTCGTTGCCGGACTGGTCGTCGCGGGGGCCGCGCTCGCTGGCATCCCGCCGGTCGCGGCGCTGGCCGTCGTCGTCGCCGCCGAGGTGAGCGCGAAGTTCGGGATGGCGCTGCTGGCCTGTCTCGCGAGTGCGCCAGCCGACGGACTGGGCGCACAGCTGACGCAGGCCTCCGGCGATCGCGACCTGCTTCTCCCTGCACTCCTGGCCCTCCCGGCGGCCTTCCTCGGCGTGCCCTCGCCCGCCGCTGCGGTCGCGTTGCTCACGGGCGTCCTTACGGTACTCGCGCTCCGGGGCTGGGCCGACCGAAATCTCGGGGGCGTCAACGGGGACGTCTTCGGCGCCGCGAACGAACTCGCCCGCGTCGTCGCGCTGCACGCCGGGGTGATCGCGTGGACGCTCTTCTGA
- the ncsA gene encoding tRNA 2-thiolation protein NcsA, giving the protein MDCDKCGDEAVMHAAYSGLHMCAEHFCRSVETRVRRRVREDNLLPDDATPDDPETWLIGLSGGKDSVVLTEILHDTFAQDPRVELVALTIHEGIEGYRDESLSACLDLTDDLDIRHELVTYEEEFDLRMDDVASDDPLDMAPCAYCGVFRRDLLSEYAAEYEADKLLTGHNLDDEAQTALMNFFEGDVEQMAKHFDASLGAFPSADDSENAADRDGTPTRVSTDGPFVPRAKPLRDVPEKEVALYAQLKELPAHITECPHSSEAYRGEIQQLLFEMEEGHPGVRHSIMAGYEDIAAMAARAYRNGGGPEYGECERCGATTTGEVCRKCSLVEAVHAAD; this is encoded by the coding sequence ATGGACTGCGACAAGTGCGGCGACGAGGCGGTCATGCACGCCGCCTACTCGGGGCTCCACATGTGCGCCGAGCACTTCTGCCGCTCCGTCGAGACCCGGGTCCGCCGACGGGTCCGCGAGGACAACCTCCTCCCCGACGACGCCACCCCCGACGACCCCGAGACCTGGCTGATCGGCCTCTCGGGGGGCAAGGACAGCGTCGTCCTCACGGAGATTCTCCACGACACCTTCGCGCAGGACCCGCGAGTCGAACTCGTCGCGCTCACCATCCACGAGGGCATCGAGGGCTACCGCGACGAGTCGCTCTCGGCCTGTCTCGACCTCACCGACGACCTCGACATCCGCCACGAACTGGTCACCTACGAGGAGGAGTTCGACCTCCGGATGGACGACGTGGCCAGCGACGACCCGCTGGACATGGCCCCCTGCGCCTACTGCGGGGTCTTCCGCCGGGACCTCCTCTCGGAGTACGCGGCGGAGTACGAGGCCGACAAACTCCTGACCGGCCACAACCTCGACGACGAGGCCCAGACCGCGCTGATGAACTTCTTCGAGGGGGACGTCGAGCAGATGGCCAAGCACTTCGACGCGAGTCTGGGCGCCTTCCCGAGCGCCGATGATTCCGAGAACGCCGCCGACCGCGACGGCACACCGACCCGCGTCAGCACTGACGGCCCGTTCGTCCCGCGCGCCAAGCCCCTCCGGGACGTCCCCGAGAAGGAGGTCGCTCTCTACGCCCAACTGAAGGAGCTACCCGCTCACATCACGGAGTGTCCCCACTCCAGCGAGGCCTACCGCGGCGAGATCCAGCAGCTCCTCTTCGAGATGGAAGAGGGCCACCCCGGCGTCCGCCACTCGATCATGGCCGGCTACGAGGACATCGCCGCGATGGCCGCCCGGGCCTACCGGAACGGCGGCGGCCCGGAGTACGGCGAGTGCGAGCGCTGCGGCGCCACCACGACCGGCGAGGTCTGTCGGAAGTGCTCGCTGGTCGAGGCGGTCCACGCCGCGGACTGA
- a CDS encoding threonine-phosphate decarboxylase has product MDPDAVEALLSGARDDQDPVSDGARVAHGSSDDPQVLDFSANTNPRYPEAVPRVYESALPSARDYPADDYCSFRVTAAEYVDCAPQCVLPTAGGLAAIRLAANTVLRSGDSVVLPYPSFSEYAREIRLQGAEPEFVPHDELLETDPAGHAMVAVCNPNNPTGELYDADRLRAYADRCREADTVLLVDEAFLDFTDDPSLAGTDGVIVARSLTKMFGLPGLRAGFAVATGDLRERLAAARLTWSLSEPANAVSVHCMNQSEFVAETRQRVARERPRMAARLGDRFDVSDSDSPFLLCDAGSSEAVDDVITEAREANIAVRDARTFRGLDSHFRVAVRMPGENDQLLAALGV; this is encoded by the coding sequence ATGGATCCCGACGCGGTCGAGGCCTTGCTCTCCGGCGCTCGCGACGACCAGGACCCCGTCTCCGACGGTGCGCGGGTGGCCCACGGGAGTTCGGACGACCCCCAGGTACTCGACTTCAGTGCGAACACCAACCCGCGATACCCCGAAGCGGTCCCGCGCGTGTACGAGTCCGCGTTGCCTAGCGCCCGCGACTACCCCGCCGACGACTACTGCTCTTTCCGGGTGACCGCCGCCGAGTACGTCGATTGCGCTCCCCAGTGCGTGCTCCCCACCGCGGGCGGCCTCGCAGCGATCCGACTCGCCGCGAACACCGTCCTCCGGTCCGGCGACTCGGTCGTCCTCCCCTATCCGAGTTTCAGCGAGTACGCCCGGGAGATCCGACTCCAGGGCGCCGAACCGGAGTTCGTCCCCCACGACGAACTGCTCGAGACCGACCCCGCCGGGCACGCGATGGTCGCGGTCTGCAACCCGAACAACCCCACCGGCGAGCTGTACGACGCCGACCGGCTCCGGGCCTACGCCGACCGCTGTCGCGAGGCCGACACCGTCCTCCTGGTCGACGAGGCCTTCCTCGACTTCACCGACGATCCCTCGCTCGCGGGGACCGACGGCGTGATCGTCGCCCGCTCGCTGACCAAGATGTTCGGCCTGCCCGGACTCAGGGCCGGCTTCGCGGTCGCCACGGGCGACCTCCGCGAACGACTCGCGGCCGCGCGGCTCACCTGGTCGCTGTCGGAACCGGCCAACGCGGTCTCCGTCCACTGCATGAACCAGTCCGAGTTCGTCGCCGAGACGCGCCAGCGCGTCGCCCGGGAGCGGCCCCGAATGGCGGCCCGCCTCGGCGACCGCTTCGACGTGTCCGACTCGGACTCGCCGTTTCTCCTGTGTGACGCCGGATCGAGCGAGGCCGTCGACGACGTGATCACCGAAGCACGAGAGGCCAACATCGCCGTCCGGGACGCCCGCACGTTCCGCGGGCTGGACTCACATTTCCGCGTCGCCGTGCGGATGCCCGGCGAGAACGACCAGTTGCTCGCCGCGCTCGGGGTATGA
- a CDS encoding DUF7095 family protein, producing the protein MSEFERDAAVDRVADLVETVATAPMPVPVTEVWVYGDVALGLDPVERLDVYVTKDMLFGRDSDRESEFRESHGVKGVGETVDADWAAEYPEYLRANASGHAAPEKCLAAHLLEDDEPIHLEVCNASFEGNVRQRLEGAMAQENYERILDPRGVCLWAEGQRSDEAFRKLRESEFAFPPLSGALEMLGLDPEEAAEAAEAVREYRAEEDGVTVRGDVL; encoded by the coding sequence ATGAGCGAGTTCGAGCGCGACGCGGCCGTCGACCGCGTCGCGGATCTCGTCGAGACCGTCGCGACAGCGCCGATGCCCGTCCCGGTCACGGAAGTGTGGGTCTACGGCGACGTCGCCCTCGGCCTGGATCCGGTCGAGCGGCTGGACGTCTACGTCACCAAGGACATGCTGTTCGGTCGAGATTCGGATCGCGAATCGGAGTTCCGCGAGTCCCACGGCGTGAAGGGCGTCGGCGAGACGGTCGACGCCGACTGGGCGGCCGAGTACCCCGAGTACCTGCGAGCCAACGCCAGCGGCCACGCCGCCCCCGAGAAGTGCCTGGCCGCCCACCTCCTCGAGGACGACGAGCCGATCCACCTGGAGGTCTGCAACGCTTCCTTCGAGGGCAACGTCCGACAGCGACTGGAGGGCGCGATGGCCCAGGAGAACTACGAGCGGATCCTGGACCCACGCGGGGTCTGTCTCTGGGCGGAGGGTCAGCGCAGCGACGAGGCCTTCCGGAAGCTCCGCGAGAGCGAGTTCGCCTTCCCGCCGCTCTCCGGGGCGCTGGAGATGCTCGGGCTAGATCCGGAGGAGGCAGCGGAAGCGGCCGAGGCGGTCCGCGAGTACCGGGCCGAAGAGGACGGCGTGACGGTTCGGGGCGACGTGCTCTGA
- the cbiB gene encoding adenosylcobinamide-phosphate synthase CbiB, with amino-acid sequence MLSAGAVGLALALDTAVAELPNSLHPVAWFGRAVAPLDREWGAPRLVGLCSAVALPLTAAAVAWVGITAATTASLLLGAVLAGLALFVTTSLRRLLSTARQVSEDSERDLPAAREGLRALAGRDASELTAGQVRSAAVESAAENLADGLVAPLAAFALGAQVSLALGAAAAVWVKAVNTMDSMLGYRSKPVGWAPARLDDAVMWTPARASALLLAVAAGAPTALARAAYWVESVPSPNSGWPMGTLAAALSVRLEKPGAYVLNPTAALPTVEDSRRARRVVAVAGVLAYALAAFVVVLPEVR; translated from the coding sequence GTGCTGAGCGCCGGCGCCGTCGGGCTGGCGCTCGCCCTCGACACCGCCGTGGCGGAACTCCCGAACTCGCTCCACCCCGTCGCCTGGTTCGGCCGCGCCGTCGCGCCTCTCGATCGTGAGTGGGGCGCGCCCCGACTCGTGGGATTGTGCAGCGCGGTCGCGCTCCCGCTGACCGCCGCCGCGGTCGCGTGGGTCGGTATCACGGCCGCGACGACCGCTTCCCTCCTGTTGGGGGCCGTGCTCGCGGGCCTCGCGCTGTTCGTCACGACGAGCCTCCGGCGTCTGCTCTCGACGGCCCGGCAGGTGAGCGAGGACAGCGAGCGGGACCTCCCGGCCGCCCGCGAGGGGTTGCGCGCGCTGGCGGGCCGTGACGCCTCGGAACTGACGGCCGGGCAGGTTCGCAGTGCGGCCGTCGAGAGCGCCGCCGAGAACCTGGCGGACGGGCTGGTCGCGCCGCTCGCGGCCTTCGCGCTGGGCGCGCAGGTCTCGCTGGCCCTGGGTGCGGCCGCCGCGGTCTGGGTGAAGGCGGTCAACACGATGGACTCGATGCTCGGCTACCGCTCCAAACCCGTCGGCTGGGCGCCCGCGCGGCTGGACGACGCGGTCATGTGGACCCCCGCACGCGCGAGCGCGCTGCTGCTCGCGGTCGCGGCGGGCGCCCCGACGGCGCTCGCTCGGGCCGCCTACTGGGTCGAGTCGGTCCCCTCGCCCAACTCCGGCTGGCCGATGGGGACGCTCGCCGCGGCCCTGTCGGTCAGACTCGAAAAACCCGGCGCGTACGTCCTCAATCCGACGGCGGCGTTGCCGACCGTCGAGGACTCCCGGCGGGCCCGGCGGGTCGTCGCCGTCGCGGGCGTTCTGGCCTATGCGCTCGCCGCGTTCGTCGTGGTACTTCCGGAGGTGCGGTGA
- a CDS encoding DUF7129 domain-containing putative zinc-binding protein codes for MTAVGTLGRLKAYFANDGSAASYECLSCRARFERQHQVCPECGGYDVRSREWLDSGDDPDGDDR; via the coding sequence GTGACAGCAGTGGGGACGCTGGGGCGACTGAAAGCGTACTTCGCGAACGACGGTTCGGCGGCCAGCTACGAGTGTCTCAGCTGTCGCGCGCGATTCGAGCGCCAGCACCAGGTCTGTCCGGAGTGTGGCGGCTACGACGTGCGCTCGCGGGAGTGGCTCGATAGCGGCGACGATCCGGACGGTGACGACCGATAA
- the ftsZ gene encoding cell division protein FtsZ, translated as MQDLVKSALENDEKEKEKQENAGAEGFGDPRIVIVGAGGAGNNTVNRLYNIGVDGAETVAINTDRQHLEMIEADTKILVGKSLTNGLGAGGDPSMGERATEMAQGTIKEVLGEADLVFVTAGMGGGTGTGAAPVVSKIAKEQGAIVVGMVSTPFNVERARTVKAEEGLEKLRNEADSIIVLDNNRLLDYVPNLPIGKAFSVMDQIIAETVKGISETITQPSLINLDYADMSAIMNKGGVAVMLVGETQDKNKTEEVVKDAMNHPLLDVDYRGASGGLVHITGGPDLTLKEAEGIAQNITDRLEADANVIWGARIQEEYKGKVRVMAIMTGVQSAQILGPTTQKQANKSKQAMDAESEDFDGQFDASENVNNGAANASGARGDGWADGGQDESSEQKNGLDVIRTN; from the coding sequence ATGCAGGACCTCGTGAAGTCGGCCTTGGAGAACGACGAGAAGGAGAAGGAAAAGCAGGAGAACGCTGGCGCGGAAGGGTTCGGTGACCCCCGCATCGTGATCGTCGGCGCGGGCGGTGCCGGCAACAACACGGTCAACCGACTGTACAACATCGGCGTCGACGGCGCCGAGACGGTCGCGATCAACACCGACCGCCAGCACCTCGAGATGATCGAGGCCGACACGAAGATCCTGGTCGGCAAGAGCCTCACCAACGGGCTCGGCGCGGGCGGCGACCCCAGCATGGGCGAGCGCGCGACCGAGATGGCACAGGGCACGATCAAGGAAGTCCTCGGCGAGGCGGACCTCGTGTTCGTCACCGCGGGCATGGGCGGCGGCACCGGCACGGGTGCGGCCCCCGTGGTCTCGAAGATCGCCAAGGAACAGGGCGCCATCGTCGTCGGCATGGTCTCGACGCCGTTCAACGTCGAGCGCGCCCGGACTGTCAAGGCCGAGGAAGGTCTCGAGAAACTGCGTAACGAGGCCGACTCGATCATTGTCCTGGACAACAACCGGCTGCTCGACTACGTCCCGAACCTGCCCATCGGCAAGGCGTTCTCGGTGATGGACCAGATCATCGCCGAGACGGTCAAGGGCATCTCGGAGACGATCACCCAGCCGAGCCTGATCAACCTGGACTACGCGGACATGTCCGCCATCATGAACAAGGGTGGCGTGGCAGTCATGCTGGTCGGGGAGACTCAGGACAAGAACAAGACCGAGGAGGTCGTCAAAGACGCGATGAACCATCCCCTCCTCGACGTGGACTACCGCGGCGCCTCCGGTGGGCTGGTCCACATCACCGGCGGCCCCGACCTCACGCTGAAGGAGGCCGAGGGCATCGCCCAGAACATCACCGACCGACTGGAAGCCGACGCCAACGTCATCTGGGGCGCGCGCATCCAGGAGGAGTACAAGGGCAAGGTCCGCGTCATGGCCATCATGACCGGCGTCCAGAGCGCCCAGATCCTGGGTCCGACGACCCAGAAGCAGGCCAACAAGTCCAAGCAGGCGATGGACGCCGAGAGCGAGGACTTCGACGGCCAGTTCGACGCGAGCGAGAACGTCAACAACGGTGCGGCCAACGCCTCGGGCGCCCGCGGCGACGGCTGGGCCGACGGCGGCCAGGACGAGTCCAGCGAGCAGAAGAACGGACTCGACGTCATCCGGACGAACTGA
- a CDS encoding class I SAM-dependent methyltransferase: protein MRQFSAEYLEATRVGMWDDSRAALDGLALPSRERVLDVGCGTGELTRVLREESPGTVVGLDADRELLASVDSPRVQGDAVRLPFADDSFDLVVCQALLVNLPDPAAAVAEFRRVSTDLVAAIEPDNAAVSVTSSADPEARLSRRAREMYLDGVSTNAALGADAADVFEDVGLSDVRTSRYDHERRIDPPYSEQAVQAARRKASGDGLEVDRETMLAGDATPEDVDDLRAAWREMGRDVIRQMQTEDYRRREVVPFFVTIGSVSPG, encoded by the coding sequence GTGCGCCAGTTCAGCGCCGAGTACCTGGAGGCGACCAGAGTCGGGATGTGGGACGACTCCCGGGCCGCCCTCGACGGGCTCGCCCTCCCCTCCCGCGAGCGCGTCCTGGACGTCGGCTGCGGAACGGGCGAACTCACTCGGGTCCTCCGCGAGGAATCGCCGGGGACGGTCGTCGGCCTCGACGCCGACCGGGAACTCCTCGCGTCGGTCGACTCGCCGAGAGTGCAGGGCGACGCCGTCCGGCTGCCCTTTGCCGACGACAGTTTCGACCTGGTGGTCTGTCAGGCGCTGCTGGTCAACCTCCCCGATCCGGCCGCCGCGGTGGCGGAGTTCCGGCGCGTCTCCACGGACCTGGTCGCGGCGATCGAACCCGACAACGCCGCGGTGTCGGTGACCTCGTCGGCCGACCCCGAGGCCCGCCTCTCGCGACGCGCGCGAGAGATGTATCTCGACGGCGTCTCCACGAACGCCGCCCTCGGCGCCGACGCGGCCGACGTCTTCGAGGACGTCGGCCTGTCCGACGTCCGGACTTCCCGGTACGATCACGAGCGCCGGATCGACCCACCTTATTCCGAGCAGGCTGTCCAGGCGGCCCGCCGGAAGGCCAGCGGCGACGGCCTGGAAGTCGATCGGGAGACGATGCTCGCCGGCGACGCCACGCCCGAGGACGTCGACGACCTCCGAGCGGCCTGGCGCGAGATGGGCCGTGACGTAATCCGGCAGATGCAGACCGAGGACTACCGCCGCCGCGAAGTGGTTCCCTTCTTTGTCACGATCGGATCTGTCTCTCCGGGGTGA
- a CDS encoding adenosylcobinamide amidohydrolase, producing the protein MSFRTTIAEGVLQFRGPATRWLATGPDGGYRNAPAAYNVSVPEGFDRTDLSAYVTERRERAGFEDSGPALLTGVNLTHACGARAGPVTVVATAGLSNPAELPMDPDEGVPKGDPRDDQADRRVGTVNLLVGTERSLDDGALATLLATAVEAKTATLHSATGFTGTTSDAVVVGCDPEGDPAAFAGSGTDVGSATRACVREAVRASLDSRYADRSVPDSVGDAEHGVRTDRRATVFEPGDRE; encoded by the coding sequence ATGAGTTTCCGGACGACCATTGCCGAGGGCGTCCTCCAGTTTCGCGGTCCCGCCACGCGCTGGCTGGCGACCGGACCGGACGGCGGTTATCGGAACGCCCCCGCGGCGTACAACGTCTCCGTCCCCGAGGGGTTCGACCGGACAGATCTCTCCGCCTACGTCACCGAGCGACGAGAACGCGCCGGGTTCGAGGATTCCGGCCCGGCCCTGCTGACGGGTGTGAACCTCACGCACGCCTGCGGCGCTCGCGCGGGGCCCGTCACCGTGGTCGCGACTGCCGGGCTCTCGAACCCTGCCGAACTGCCGATGGATCCCGACGAGGGTGTTCCGAAAGGCGATCCCCGGGACGACCAGGCCGACCGCCGCGTCGGCACGGTCAACCTGCTCGTCGGCACAGAGAGATCGCTCGACGACGGGGCGCTCGCGACCCTGCTGGCGACCGCCGTCGAGGCCAAGACCGCCACGCTCCACTCGGCGACGGGTTTCACCGGGACCACCTCGGACGCGGTCGTCGTCGGCTGCGACCCCGAGGGCGATCCCGCCGCATTCGCCGGCAGCGGGACCGACGTCGGGTCGGCGACCCGGGCCTGCGTCCGCGAGGCGGTCCGGGCGAGTCTCGACTCGCGCTACGCGGACCGCTCGGTTCCGGACTCGGTGGGAGACGCCGAGCACGGGGTCCGGACCGACCGCCGGGCGACCGTCTTCGAGCCCGGCGACCGGGAGTGA